From a single Eleginops maclovinus isolate JMC-PN-2008 ecotype Puerto Natales chromosome 2, JC_Emac_rtc_rv5, whole genome shotgun sequence genomic region:
- the LOC134876737 gene encoding guanine nucleotide-binding protein G(i) subunit alpha-1, giving the protein MGCTLSTDDKAAQERSKMIDRNLRDDGEKAAREVKLLLLGAGESGKSTIVKQMKIIHEAGYSEEECKQYKAVVYSNTIQSIIAIIRAMGRLKIDFADPARADDARQLFVLAGSAEEGFMTGELAGVIQRLWKDGGVQACFSRSREYQLNDSAAYYLNDLDRISHGAYVPTQQDVLRTRVKTTGIVETHFTFKDLHFKMFDVGGQRSERKKWIHCFEGVTAIIFCVALSDYDLVLAEDEEMNRMHESMKLFDSICNNKWFTDTSIILFLNKKDLFEEKIKKSPLTICYPEYAGSNTYEEAAAYIQCQFEDLNKRKDTKEIYTHFTCATDTKNVQFVFDAVTDVIIKNNLKDCGLF; this is encoded by the exons ATGGGATGTACACTGAGCACGGACGACAAGGCGGCCCAGGAGCGCAGCAAGATGATCGACCGCAATCTGCGGGACGACGGAGAGAAGGCAGCCCGGGaggtgaagctgctgctgctcg GTGCTGGAGAGTCTGGGAAAAGTACAATTGTGAAACAGATGAA GATCATCCATGAAGCGGGCTACTCAGAGGAGGAGTGTAAGCAGTACAAGGCCGTTGTCTACAGCAACACCATCCAGTCCATCATCGCCATCATCAGAGCCATGGGACGCCTCAAGATCGACTTTGCTGATCCAGCCAGAGCG GATGATGCGCGGCAGCTGTTCGTCCTGGCCGGTTCTGCAGAAGAGGGCTTCATGACAGGCGAGCTCGCCGGAGTCATCCAGCGGCTGTGGAAGGACGGAGGCGTGCAGGCCTGCTTCAGCCGTTCCCGAGAGTACCAGCTCAACGATTCCGCTGCATA CTACCTGAATGACTTGGACAGGATATCCCATGGTGCTTATGTGCCCACCCAGCAGGATGTGCTGCGGACCAGAGTCAAAACTACTGGTATTGTGGAAACGCACTTCACTTTCAAGGACCTGCACTTCAA GATGTTCGATGTGGGTGGACAGAGAtcagagaggaagaagtggaTCCATTGTTTCGAGGGAGTCACCGCCATCATCTTCTGCGTGGCTCTGAGCGACTATGACCTGGTGCTGGCTGAGGATGAGGAGATG AATCGAATGCATGAGAGTATGAAGTTGTTTGACTCCATCTGCAACAACAAGTGGTTCACAGACAcctccatcatcctcttcctcaacaAGAAAGACCTGTTTGAGGAAAAGATCAAGAAGAGCCCTCTCACAATCTGCTACCCAGAATATGCAG GCTCCAACACCTATGAGGAGGCAGCCGCTTACATCCAGTGTCAGTTTGAGGACCTGAACAAGAGAAAGGACACCAAGGAGATTTACACCCACTTCACCTGTGCCACCGACACCAAGAACGTGCAGTTTGTGTTTGATGCCGTCACTGATGTCATCATCAAGAACAACCTGAAGGACTGTGGCCTTTTCTAA